From one Streptomyces sp. NBC_01478 genomic stretch:
- a CDS encoding DNA cytosine methyltransferase → MTVLDLFAGPGGWSQGLRGLGVREVGIEIDPAVCTTRAAAGHLTIRADVADYPTLPLRGKVSGLIGSAPCQPYSAAGLRAGNDDLPLCHQALNDLARRNDTRATLRDACTDARSLLVVEPLRYALDLHPEWVALEEVPAVLPVFEHTAHLLSAAGYSTWTGVLNAADFGLAQTRRRAFLMASRTRSALPPEPTHADGGTPDDLFGDGLTPWRTMGDVLGCPPGIVITRGNHTTGGSRFRTTGPSWAITGRARSWLLKVGNRPAATRRRLDQPAPTLLFGNARKDVSWIDSDGTPIRRLDVTEAAVLQGFPATYPWAGSRTKQFEQIGNAVPPLLATAVLRPLVPAVLEVAA, encoded by the coding sequence ATGACGGTCCTCGACCTCTTCGCCGGCCCCGGTGGCTGGTCGCAGGGCCTGCGCGGTCTGGGAGTGCGGGAGGTGGGAATCGAGATCGATCCCGCCGTCTGCACCACCCGTGCCGCCGCCGGACACCTCACCATCCGCGCGGACGTCGCCGACTACCCCACCCTGCCGCTCCGCGGGAAGGTGTCCGGACTGATCGGCTCGGCCCCCTGCCAGCCCTACAGCGCTGCCGGCCTGCGCGCCGGAAACGACGACCTGCCCCTGTGCCACCAGGCCCTGAACGACCTCGCCCGCCGGAACGACACCCGCGCGACACTGCGCGATGCGTGCACCGACGCGCGGTCCCTCCTGGTCGTCGAACCCCTGCGCTACGCCCTGGACCTGCACCCCGAATGGGTCGCCCTGGAAGAAGTCCCCGCGGTGCTGCCCGTGTTCGAGCACACCGCCCATCTCCTGTCCGCCGCGGGTTACTCGACCTGGACGGGGGTTCTCAACGCCGCTGACTTCGGCCTCGCCCAGACCCGACGCCGGGCCTTCCTCATGGCCTCCCGCACCCGCTCGGCCCTGCCCCCGGAGCCCACCCACGCGGACGGCGGCACCCCCGACGACCTTTTCGGCGACGGACTAACACCGTGGCGCACCATGGGCGACGTCCTGGGCTGCCCGCCCGGCATCGTCATCACCCGCGGGAACCACACCACCGGCGGAAGCCGCTTCCGTACGACCGGCCCGTCCTGGGCCATCACCGGCCGCGCCCGCTCCTGGCTCCTCAAGGTCGGCAACCGTCCCGCCGCGACCCGTCGCCGCCTCGACCAACCTGCCCCCACGCTGCTGTTCGGCAACGCCCGCAAAGACGTCTCCTGGATCGACTCCGACGGCACCCCCATCCGCCGCTTGGACGTCACCGAAGCCGCGGTCCTCCAGGGCTTCCCTGCCACCTACCCGTGGGCCGGCTCCCGCACCAAGCAGTTCGAGCAGATCGGCAACGCCGTTCCCCCTCTGCTCGCCACGGCCGTACTGCGCCCCCTCGTGCCCGCCGTCCTGGAGGTGGCCGCGTGA